From Psychroflexus torquis ATCC 700755, the proteins below share one genomic window:
- a CDS encoding glycosyltransferase family 2 protein: protein MIQFSVVIPLYNKANYIQNCLESVLKQTHKEFEVILVNDGSTDGCETVVERFQDSRIRLVHQENKGASAARNKAVSLAKHGWIALIDADDYWYPNHLEELQNTIEQFPKADVVCNNYEILLEKDYVKHPTFSIENPLKAQYIKDYFKGSLIDPIACMSSICFKPSFFKQVGGFDIDIKSGEDTDLMIKFGLKGIIAFNPKIGARYIINSENNLAKSNFFINSIDFISKYKAQEDKNSSLKTYLDINRYALVIRYKLDSIPLWKEIIHEINPKNLNYKQKILLGLPAKILISIKRFQNYLIDRGLYITPFR from the coding sequence ATGATACAGTTTTCAGTCGTTATACCCTTATACAACAAGGCCAACTACATTCAAAACTGCCTAGAAAGCGTTTTAAAACAGACTCATAAAGAGTTTGAAGTTATCCTTGTAAACGATGGGAGTACAGATGGTTGCGAAACTGTAGTTGAAAGATTTCAAGACTCACGCATACGTCTGGTGCATCAAGAAAACAAAGGAGCTTCAGCGGCTAGAAATAAAGCTGTTTCTTTGGCTAAACACGGCTGGATTGCCTTAATCGATGCAGATGATTATTGGTACCCAAATCATTTAGAGGAATTGCAAAACACCATTGAACAATTTCCAAAAGCTGATGTGGTTTGCAACAACTATGAAATATTGCTTGAGAAGGATTATGTTAAACATCCTACTTTCTCTATTGAAAATCCTCTTAAAGCTCAATACATCAAAGATTATTTTAAAGGGAGTTTAATAGATCCCATCGCTTGTATGTCTTCTATATGTTTTAAGCCTTCATTTTTTAAACAAGTTGGAGGATTTGATATTGATATTAAATCGGGTGAAGACACCGATCTTATGATAAAATTCGGGTTAAAAGGCATTATTGCCTTTAATCCAAAAATTGGGGCGCGTTACATTATAAACAGTGAAAATAATTTAGCAAAATCTAATTTTTTCATAAACAGCATAGATTTTATTTCAAAATATAAAGCCCAAGAAGATAAAAATTCATCTTTAAAAACTTATTTAGACATCAACAGATATGCTTTAGTTATAAGATATAAATTAGATTCAATTCCTTTATGGAAAGAAATAATACATGAAATAAATCCTAAAAATCTAAACTATAAGCAAAAGATTTTACTTGGATTACCTGCAAAAATTCTAATATCAATCAAGAGATTCCAGAACTATTTAATAGATAGAGGACTTTATATAACTCCTTTCCGTTAA
- a CDS encoding sulfatase-like hydrolase/transferase, with the protein MKVNYKSLLMWVSPILVSFIFEFLSSEFRGYNFKNCIENFLSLSLILGFISLIPKKNIKSVLSKILYVIFVFSMGIESAYFYIFDTFFSASAIFIILETNYAEASEFFFNYVSFEIILLLFIDLVFIIAYSIKRYVPVLVKSPSFKTKYKCLFLTSTFFLLTYSGLYFANFPYQFIKGGAEYFNEIRKYEKFNIKSSFGNFRNVEFKGNSDSHTFVLIIGESTTRHHLGIYDFYRSTTPKLSQIKEDLLIYKDVISSESHTIESLQAALSLDNFKKDTESTLIQLMNQAGFKTFWLSNQIPIGIYDTLLSKVAKASDSYVFTNTTDYGSKTPYDEVLLPHLDIALNDDSPNKFIVLHLLATHGRYKLRYPDKFDIFKDIPKTRFPKKANFEIINTYHNSISYVDYLVDQVIKKVSSQNKNSFVVYFSDHGEEVFTDRDFFGHNDLEEPTRSMFEIPFVVWLSPQYKSNYTIDFKPETPFSIEHLLHSISDLSKIDFNEKEFKKSIFSKDFRPVKRIIGQRLDYDNYFKSKIDSLH; encoded by the coding sequence ATGAAGGTTAACTATAAATCGCTTTTAATGTGGGTATCTCCAATTTTGGTGAGCTTTATATTTGAGTTTTTGTCTTCAGAATTCAGAGGATATAATTTTAAAAATTGTATTGAAAATTTCTTATCACTATCACTTATACTTGGGTTTATATCTTTAATCCCAAAAAAAAATATCAAAAGCGTATTATCAAAAATCTTATATGTGATCTTCGTTTTTTCTATGGGCATAGAAAGTGCCTATTTTTACATTTTTGATACCTTTTTTTCAGCCTCAGCTATTTTTATCATTTTAGAAACTAATTATGCTGAAGCTTCAGAGTTTTTCTTTAACTATGTAAGCTTCGAAATAATTCTTCTTTTGTTTATTGATCTGGTCTTTATTATAGCTTATAGTATTAAAAGATATGTTCCGGTCTTAGTCAAATCACCCTCATTTAAAACAAAATATAAATGCCTATTTCTTACTTCAACTTTTTTCCTACTTACATATTCCGGTTTATATTTTGCAAACTTTCCCTATCAATTTATTAAAGGTGGGGCTGAGTATTTTAATGAGATAAGAAAATATGAAAAATTCAACATTAAAAGTTCCTTTGGAAATTTTAGAAATGTAGAATTTAAAGGAAATTCTGATTCTCATACGTTTGTATTAATCATTGGAGAATCTACAACTCGTCATCATCTTGGTATTTATGATTTCTATAGGTCTACGACTCCTAAACTCAGTCAGATTAAAGAGGACCTATTAATTTATAAAGATGTTATAAGTTCAGAATCTCATACTATAGAATCCTTACAAGCAGCTTTATCTTTAGATAATTTTAAAAAAGACACCGAATCTACCCTTATTCAACTTATGAATCAGGCGGGTTTTAAAACCTTTTGGTTATCGAATCAAATACCGATAGGTATTTATGATACTTTATTAAGTAAGGTAGCAAAAGCATCAGACTCCTATGTGTTTACAAATACAACTGATTATGGTTCCAAAACACCTTATGACGAAGTTCTGTTACCACACCTTGACATCGCACTTAACGATGACTCCCCAAATAAATTCATCGTACTTCATCTCTTGGCAACTCATGGAAGATATAAGTTAAGATATCCTGATAAATTTGATATTTTTAAAGATATACCTAAAACTCGGTTCCCAAAAAAGGCCAATTTTGAAATAATAAATACCTATCACAATTCAATTTCTTACGTAGATTATCTGGTAGATCAAGTTATTAAGAAGGTGAGTTCCCAAAATAAAAATAGTTTTGTTGTTTACTTTTCAGATCATGGAGAAGAGGTGTTTACAGATCGTGACTTTTTTGGGCATAATGATTTGGAAGAACCTACTCGCTCTATGTTCGAAATTCCATTTGTGGTATGGCTATCCCCTCAGTATAAGTCAAATTACACTATTGACTTTAAGCCAGAAACCCCTTTTTCCATTGAACACTTATTGCATTCTATTTCTGATTTATCAAAAATAGATTTTAATGAAAAGGAATTCAAAAAAAGTATATTTTCTAAGGATTTTAGACCTGTAAAGCGAATTATAGGACAGCGCTTGGATTATGATAACTATTTTAAATCTAAAATTGATAGTCTGCACTGA
- a CDS encoding glycosyltransferase family 2 protein — translation MIIEPNLEIMISTMNRSDLSFLGGIFPEMDLSSYSILIVNQTKLNQDLVSTTEGIRVINSREFGLSKSRNLAIENAIGDILVIADDDIEYLPDFDKTILRAYKKYDQASLISFQFLDENDQLQKKYPKSEGYTTSTKQPLSSVEMTFRVKDVREKGIRMNENFGLGTSFPSAEEQIFKDSLLRHSLRVAFHAKPILKHSGKISASNQGAPGFIRAITAQKFLTHRHWTYLWLFKYVFFLYRYDFISFFEQLRAFKIGFKAIHEIKTLEHEG, via the coding sequence ATGATCATAGAACCTAACTTGGAAATAATGATATCTACCATGAATAGGAGTGACCTTTCTTTTTTAGGAGGGATTTTTCCTGAGATGGATCTGAGTTCATATTCCATTTTAATTGTTAATCAGACCAAATTAAACCAGGATTTAGTGTCTACTACTGAAGGCATACGAGTGATCAATTCAAGAGAGTTTGGATTGAGTAAAAGTAGAAATCTGGCAATTGAAAATGCTATCGGAGATATCCTAGTCATTGCAGACGACGATATAGAGTATTTACCAGATTTTGATAAAACGATCTTGCGAGCCTATAAAAAATATGATCAAGCAAGTTTAATTTCATTTCAATTTTTGGATGAAAACGATCAACTTCAAAAAAAATATCCAAAATCTGAAGGGTATACGACATCTACAAAACAACCATTATCTTCAGTGGAAATGACATTTAGGGTAAAAGATGTTAGAGAAAAAGGAATACGAATGAATGAAAATTTCGGACTTGGAACTTCATTTCCTTCAGCTGAAGAGCAAATTTTTAAAGACTCACTATTAAGACATAGCTTAAGAGTTGCTTTTCATGCTAAACCCATACTAAAACATAGTGGAAAAATATCTGCTTCCAATCAAGGAGCACCAGGATTTATAAGGGCAATTACGGCCCAAAAATTTTTAACTCATCGGCATTGGACTTACTTATGGCTATTTAAATATGTATTCTTCTTATACAGGTATGATTTTATTTCTTTTTTTGAACAACTAAGAGCATTTAAAATAGGGTTTAAAGCCATACATGAAATCAAAACTCTAGAGCATGAAGGTTAA
- a CDS encoding O-antigen translocase: MLKRLKSVIQQSTLLKVSSFNGLSVVIKMITGLGVSKLTAIYLGPQGIAILGNLRNVLEIFHKFSSGGLANAVVKYSAEHKSDPKAFSSFLSTLIWSGLVMCLLTITVILVFSEFINTLIFGSRNFVSVIRLLAFVLPLHVINLYLISILQGLNEFSKVIKINIASHFLNIIAFALLVYWLNLEGALLTIVIVPSAMLIFTLYYVQSWFGAITSFQWSKFSTPVLKNLGQYAFMTLISSLSFPLVFLGIRNLLIDSLGESNAGFWESTVRISSYYLLFILSLLNLFILPKMAEAQKTSEFRAIVFNFYKQILPFFIVGLILVYVLRDWIVTLIFSKDFLPAADLFFWQIVGDFFRVLAMVMVYQFHAKKMLWHYIITDLFLALSLYLSAIYLVPKIGLEGVVLGHALTYIVYFFIILFIFRKSLIFYKR; this comes from the coding sequence GTGCTTAAACGTTTAAAATCTGTAATTCAACAATCTACTCTATTGAAGGTGAGTTCTTTCAATGGACTATCCGTTGTTATTAAAATGATTACGGGTCTTGGCGTTTCAAAGCTAACAGCTATTTATCTTGGTCCACAAGGCATTGCGATATTAGGAAACTTGAGAAATGTTTTAGAAATTTTTCATAAGTTTTCAAGTGGAGGATTAGCCAATGCAGTCGTCAAATACTCCGCAGAACACAAATCTGATCCCAAAGCATTTTCCTCTTTTTTATCCACCTTGATCTGGTCTGGATTGGTGATGTGTTTGCTTACCATAACTGTGATTCTTGTTTTCTCAGAATTTATCAACACGCTAATCTTTGGTTCTAGAAATTTCGTGTCGGTTATTCGTTTGTTGGCCTTTGTCTTACCTCTTCACGTCATTAATCTGTATTTGATTTCTATTTTACAAGGCTTAAATGAGTTTAGTAAAGTCATTAAAATCAATATTGCCTCTCATTTTTTGAATATCATAGCTTTTGCATTGCTGGTGTATTGGCTAAATCTTGAAGGTGCTTTGTTAACCATTGTGATTGTTCCTTCTGCAATGTTGATTTTTACTTTGTACTATGTTCAATCTTGGTTTGGAGCAATCACCTCGTTTCAATGGAGCAAATTTTCAACACCAGTTCTTAAAAATTTAGGTCAGTATGCCTTTATGACCTTAATTTCAAGCTTGAGTTTTCCTTTGGTTTTTCTAGGGATTCGAAACTTACTTATCGACTCGCTTGGAGAAAGTAATGCAGGCTTTTGGGAATCTACAGTAAGAATATCTAGTTACTATCTTTTGTTTATTTTGTCTTTATTGAATTTATTTATTTTACCTAAAATGGCTGAAGCTCAAAAAACATCGGAATTTAGAGCTATTGTTTTCAATTTCTATAAACAGATTCTACCTTTTTTTATAGTGGGATTGATCTTGGTATATGTTCTAAGAGATTGGATAGTGACCCTAATTTTTTCAAAAGATTTTTTACCAGCGGCCGACTTATTTTTTTGGCAAATAGTAGGAGATTTCTTTAGAGTATTGGCAATGGTGATGGTTTATCAATTTCATGCTAAGAAAATGCTTTGGCATTATATTATTACAGATTTATTTTTAGCTTTAAGTCTATATTTAAGTGCCATATATCTTGTTCCAAAAATTGGTCTTGAAGGTGTTGTTTTGGGACATGCTTTAACCTATATAGTTTACTTTTTCATTATATTATTTATTTTTAGAAAGAGTTTAATTTTTTATAAACGATGA
- a CDS encoding YncE family protein, with amino-acid sequence MNTYFKFLVIAISAFAIISCSSDDDNPQPVIPDGDYFNGVLILNEGGSAGGSVSFLGTDQQEVMNDIFADANDGQGPGLFLQSIFFDSEKAYIIAGGSDLISVVNRYTFELIEEIDLDLQNPRYGVAFDGKAYVTNSGEFESDPNDPKDDFVAVIDLETLNVDITIPVGLIAERIVESNGQIFIQNGSFGSGNTISKLNPMSNTITETLEVGEGINSIQVYNQKLYALDSEGVKQIDLATFSVETEINKPDALTSVSNLRIENDQFYYTSGTAAYTTSISSTELSSEVIFDYGSDSSFGAFRGFEVNEGQIYVGDAGDFTSNGFVFIYSLEGQLVKEFSVGISPNSFYFQ; translated from the coding sequence ATGAACACTTATTTTAAATTTTTAGTGATCGCCATTTCAGCTTTTGCTATTATCTCTTGTAGTAGTGATGATGACAACCCACAGCCAGTTATTCCCGATGGTGACTATTTTAACGGGGTTTTAATTCTTAATGAAGGAGGAAGTGCTGGAGGTTCTGTATCTTTTTTGGGTACTGATCAACAAGAGGTTATGAATGATATTTTCGCAGATGCCAATGATGGGCAAGGACCAGGTCTTTTTCTTCAATCCATATTTTTTGATAGTGAAAAGGCTTATATAATTGCTGGGGGGTCAGATCTCATTTCTGTTGTAAATAGATACACTTTCGAACTGATTGAAGAGATTGATCTAGATCTTCAAAATCCTCGTTATGGTGTAGCCTTTGATGGAAAAGCATATGTAACGAATTCAGGTGAATTTGAATCAGATCCAAACGATCCAAAAGATGATTTTGTTGCCGTTATAGATCTTGAAACTTTAAATGTTGATATAACTATTCCCGTTGGTTTAATTGCTGAAAGGATTGTTGAAAGTAACGGACAGATATTTATACAAAATGGTTCTTTTGGATCTGGTAATACCATTTCAAAATTAAATCCAATGTCCAATACAATTACAGAAACCCTTGAAGTAGGAGAGGGGATTAATTCTATACAAGTTTATAACCAAAAGCTTTATGCTTTGGATTCTGAAGGAGTAAAGCAAATTGATCTAGCAACTTTTAGTGTGGAAACTGAAATAAATAAACCTGATGCTTTAACCTCTGTTAGTAATTTGAGAATTGAAAATGATCAATTTTATTACACTTCAGGTACAGCTGCTTATACCACGTCAATTTCATCAACAGAATTATCTTCTGAAGTTATTTTCGATTATGGGAGTGACTCTTCTTTTGGTGCTTTTCGGGGATTTGAAGTGAACGAAGGTCAGATTTATGTTGGGGATGCAGGAGACTTCACCTCCAATGGATTTGTATTCATCTATTCTTTGGAAGGACAATTAGTAAAAGAGTTTAGTGTTGGTATTTCACCCAACAGTTTTTACTTTCAGTAA
- a CDS encoding TonB-dependent receptor, with protein MKHYIYLCILVCLWTSPTVAQLDSIQKLEEVIVVDRQISRFSTGQRVQNISSSILQNTPGLLTDVLGQETTIFFKQNGYGMVSSPTFRGTTAQQTAVVWNGFNINSQFNGQTDFNTLLVDGFDELSVRPGGGSIIYGTGAIGGSIHLSNQLRFDGETSAVLSARTGSFSTFQNLLKASTSTDRWSLSLALSRFSSENDYDWPTTNRKNLNGDFEHYNANLSLSRKLGNGHRLTYHGMYFNGDRNFSLLFPSDPRSNYLNEDHRHMLEWEKEFSNLTSVLKMAYFGEDFQYTANINNPNPTGAGAQTAIARYSLFYTYNDFDFNALSEYNYSTADGDNVQADSRTIASFAFLAKHQWKQLTSEVSFRQEYSNVYDSPFLFSTGFNYVFSNYVEAKAKVSKNFRIPTFNDLYWEGSGQTDLQPETSNQLESSLIFSNAKKNHRFSLTGYYNDINNLIRWIPNVNNIWEPENVDEVETYGLEAQLESTFKFGEHLFQLNSLYGYTISENKQTGFQLTYVPKHKLTNGFTYSWNRFSVEIQNQYISEIFTRSNNSEGDILEDYLLWNSGLSYKFPKIQNLKLSFQVRNITDVAYQTIENRPMPGRHFFIQTLINF; from the coding sequence ATGAAGCATTATATTTACTTATGCATTTTGGTGTGTCTTTGGACATCCCCAACTGTTGCTCAATTGGACTCTATCCAAAAGCTGGAAGAGGTGATCGTTGTGGATCGACAAATCAGTCGATTTTCCACAGGGCAGCGTGTTCAAAACATTTCCAGCTCGATTCTTCAAAATACCCCTGGCTTACTTACCGATGTTTTAGGACAAGAAACCACTATATTTTTTAAGCAAAATGGGTACGGGATGGTATCTTCTCCAACTTTTAGAGGAACAACTGCTCAACAGACTGCTGTGGTTTGGAATGGTTTTAATATCAATTCACAGTTCAATGGTCAAACCGATTTTAATACTTTATTGGTAGATGGTTTCGATGAGTTATCTGTAAGGCCAGGTGGAGGGAGTATCATCTATGGAACAGGGGCCATTGGAGGCAGTATTCATCTCAGCAATCAGTTAAGATTTGACGGTGAAACTTCAGCGGTATTAAGTGCTAGAACAGGAAGTTTTTCAACTTTTCAAAATTTATTAAAAGCTTCTACATCCACAGATCGTTGGAGTTTATCTCTAGCTTTATCTAGGTTTTCTTCTGAAAATGATTACGATTGGCCTACGACTAATCGGAAAAATCTGAATGGAGATTTCGAACATTACAATGCCAATTTGAGCCTTTCCAGAAAATTGGGTAATGGACATAGGCTAACTTATCATGGAATGTATTTTAATGGGGATAGAAATTTCTCCTTGTTGTTTCCATCAGATCCGCGATCAAATTATCTCAATGAAGACCATCGGCATATGTTGGAATGGGAGAAAGAATTTTCAAACTTAACTTCTGTATTAAAAATGGCCTATTTTGGAGAGGACTTTCAATATACTGCCAATATAAATAACCCAAATCCCACCGGTGCTGGAGCTCAAACTGCTATAGCTAGATATAGTTTGTTTTATACTTATAATGACTTCGATTTTAATGCCTTAAGTGAATATAATTATAGCACAGCAGATGGTGATAATGTTCAAGCTGATAGTCGAACTATTGCGAGTTTTGCTTTTCTCGCTAAACACCAATGGAAGCAACTGACATCTGAAGTGAGTTTTCGACAGGAATATTCTAATGTATATGACAGTCCATTTTTATTTAGTACAGGTTTTAATTATGTGTTTTCAAACTATGTAGAGGCTAAAGCTAAGGTTTCAAAGAACTTTAGAATCCCCACGTTCAATGATTTATACTGGGAGGGAAGTGGTCAAACCGACTTGCAGCCTGAAACTTCTAATCAGTTGGAGAGCTCTTTGATCTTTTCTAATGCTAAAAAAAATCATAGGTTTTCATTGACAGGATATTATAACGATATCAATAACTTAATCCGTTGGATACCCAATGTAAATAATATCTGGGAGCCAGAAAACGTAGATGAAGTAGAAACCTATGGCCTTGAAGCACAACTAGAGTCAACATTTAAATTTGGAGAACATTTATTCCAGTTGAACTCTTTATATGGGTATACTATTTCTGAAAACAAACAAACAGGATTTCAACTTACTTATGTTCCAAAACATAAGTTGACAAATGGGTTTACATACTCATGGAACCGATTTTCAGTTGAAATACAAAATCAATACATCAGTGAAATCTTTACAAGATCTAACAATAGCGAAGGTGACATTCTTGAAGATTATTTGCTTTGGAACTCAGGGCTATCTTATAAATTCCCTAAGATCCAAAATCTTAAGTTATCCTTTCAAGTCAGGAACATAACCGATGTTGCTTACCAAACTATAGAAAACAGACCCATGCCGGGGAGGCATTTTTTTATTCAAACTTTAATTAACTTTTAA
- a CDS encoding ABC transporter substrate-binding protein, giving the protein MKKILLALILIGLLSCVDNTKKEEDLGSFTEVEITYAEGFSIYHYKDFTKVIVHSPWQEAEKGLVYILKNKEIELPNSLVYDAIIDLPIEKLVTTSTTHIPSLIALNKLEKLVGFPNLDYISSKAAREFIDEGKIKELGKNEAINTEIVLELNPDVIFSFALEGQNKALSKLQESGIPVVYNGDWLEKSALGKAEWIKFFGVFLGELDQSIKAFEDVEQSYHSLKVLAKTSSKKPTVISGAMHQDRWYLPYGTSWQAQFFEDAHADYIYSHTQGKGSAAFAFETVLQDAKQAEFWISPGQYTTYEQLTESNTHYQEFDAFQEKNIFTMARTTGETGGVLFYELGPNRPDLILKDLVKIFHPDLLKDEDFTFFKPLAIE; this is encoded by the coding sequence ATGAAAAAAATTCTATTGGCATTAATTCTTATCGGTTTACTTTCTTGTGTCGATAACACAAAAAAAGAAGAAGATCTAGGAAGCTTTACTGAAGTTGAGATCACTTACGCTGAAGGATTTTCAATATATCATTACAAGGACTTTACTAAAGTCATTGTCCATTCTCCATGGCAAGAAGCCGAAAAAGGGTTGGTCTATATTTTAAAAAATAAAGAGATTGAATTACCTAACTCATTGGTCTACGATGCGATTATTGATTTACCTATCGAAAAGCTAGTCACAACCTCTACGACCCACATCCCCTCATTAATCGCACTGAATAAATTAGAAAAACTTGTTGGTTTCCCCAATCTCGATTACATTTCTTCTAAAGCTGCTAGAGAATTTATAGATGAAGGAAAGATCAAAGAACTGGGTAAAAATGAAGCGATAAATACCGAAATTGTTTTAGAACTAAATCCTGATGTTATTTTTAGTTTTGCATTAGAAGGACAAAATAAAGCCTTAAGCAAATTACAAGAGTCTGGAATACCTGTGGTCTATAATGGAGACTGGCTTGAAAAAAGTGCCCTTGGCAAGGCTGAATGGATTAAATTTTTTGGTGTTTTTCTTGGAGAGTTAGACCAATCTATAAAAGCTTTTGAAGACGTTGAGCAATCCTATCACTCTCTAAAAGTCTTAGCCAAGACCTCCAGTAAAAAACCAACTGTTATATCGGGAGCTATGCATCAAGACCGCTGGTATCTTCCCTATGGAACTAGCTGGCAGGCTCAATTTTTTGAAGATGCTCACGCAGATTATATTTATAGTCACACTCAAGGAAAGGGCAGCGCTGCCTTTGCTTTCGAAACAGTCCTGCAAGATGCTAAACAAGCTGAATTTTGGATATCGCCAGGACAATATACCACTTATGAGCAATTGACGGAAAGCAATACCCATTATCAAGAATTTGATGCCTTTCAAGAAAAGAATATTTTCACAATGGCGAGAACTACAGGGGAAACTGGGGGAGTTCTTTTTTATGAACTAGGTCCAAATCGGCCTGATTTAATTTTAAAAGATCTAGTAAAAATTTTCCACCCCGATTTGCTCAAAGATGAAGATTTTACCTTTTTTAAGCCCCTAGCCATTGAATAG
- a CDS encoding iron ABC transporter permease, translating into MNRNIANSLGLVVLLLFGIGLSLSLGSVSIPIDEVLKILLGLTTENSTWEYIIVNYRLPKTLTALLIGSGLAISGLLMQTLFRNPLAGPYVLGLSSGASLGVAILLMGAGLFSGIFGEFMFSKWSIILAASLGSILVMLAVLATAQKVKDTMTLLIIGLMVASLTSAVVSVLAYFSNAEELQLYIFWSFGSLGNLAWGEVGLLSLCWCIGLGLALICLKNLNALLLGENYAKSMGVKLNRNRILIILSTSIFAGSATAFAGPIAFVGLAVPHLVRQLVTTNDHKVLLPNIIFGGAFLMILCDIIAQLPGSESTLPINAVTSIFGAPVVIWLLVRKRKLKF; encoded by the coding sequence TTGAATAGAAACATAGCAAATAGTCTAGGTCTTGTGGTTTTACTGCTTTTTGGAATTGGACTGAGTCTTTCTTTGGGCTCTGTCTCTATTCCCATAGATGAAGTCTTGAAAATTTTACTTGGCCTTACTACCGAAAATTCAACCTGGGAATACATCATAGTCAATTATAGACTACCAAAAACACTTACAGCTTTGCTTATTGGCTCTGGTCTCGCTATAAGTGGATTGCTAATGCAAACCTTATTTAGAAATCCTTTAGCTGGTCCTTATGTCCTAGGCTTAAGCAGTGGTGCAAGTTTAGGAGTTGCTATTCTATTGATGGGTGCAGGACTGTTTTCTGGTATTTTTGGAGAGTTTATGTTTTCAAAATGGTCCATTATTCTCGCCGCTAGTTTAGGGAGTATTCTAGTTATGCTTGCGGTGCTAGCGACGGCCCAGAAAGTAAAAGACACGATGACGCTTCTTATTATTGGGTTGATGGTAGCAAGCTTAACTTCTGCTGTGGTTAGTGTTCTTGCCTATTTTAGCAATGCAGAAGAACTTCAATTATATATTTTTTGGTCTTTTGGTAGTTTAGGAAATTTGGCTTGGGGAGAGGTAGGCCTATTAAGTCTTTGCTGGTGCATTGGACTTGGACTTGCTCTTATTTGTCTCAAAAACCTAAACGCTTTGCTTTTAGGGGAAAATTATGCCAAAAGTATGGGTGTGAAATTAAATAGAAATCGAATCCTGATTATCTTATCCACTTCCATTTTTGCAGGAAGCGCTACCGCTTTTGCAGGTCCAATTGCCTTTGTAGGCTTAGCAGTTCCGCATTTAGTAAGACAGCTCGTCACTACTAATGACCATAAAGTTTTACTTCCCAATATTATTTTTGGTGGTGCTTTTTTAATGATTCTTTGCGATATTATAGCCCAATTACCAGGTAGTGAAAGCACATTACCTATTAATGCTGTAACCTCTATATTTGGTGCGCCAGTTGTTATCTGGCTTTTGGTTAGAAAGCGTAAACTCAAATTTTAA
- a CDS encoding ABC transporter ATP-binding protein, which translates to MSSKVKSTPSILTANSLSIGYKDKRETIEIASQINFEIQPSELVALIGINGSGKSTLLKTLSGILPVLTGDILIDNTPISSLQNKDLASKQSLVLTNETVSKQLSVFELVALGRHPYTNWLGHLSQKDLTLVNEAIKQVGLLQNQHRICDALSDGQFQKVLIARALAQNTPLILMDEPTTHLDMYHKAYVLQLLKSIVKRSQKSILFASHEINLALQLCDKIVLIDQGKVTYGAPSELIQKGTFNSLFPKDLIVFDEVSQSFRMKINTD; encoded by the coding sequence ATGTCTTCTAAAGTTAAATCTACCCCCTCAATACTAACGGCAAATTCTTTAAGCATAGGCTATAAAGATAAGAGGGAGACTATTGAAATCGCAAGTCAAATAAATTTTGAAATTCAGCCTAGTGAACTTGTCGCTTTAATTGGAATTAATGGTTCTGGAAAATCCACATTATTAAAAACTTTATCTGGAATACTCCCAGTACTTACAGGTGATATTTTAATTGATAATACCCCTATTTCTAGTTTACAAAACAAAGATTTAGCTTCTAAGCAAAGTTTGGTATTGACCAATGAAACCGTATCTAAACAACTTTCTGTATTTGAACTAGTTGCCTTAGGAAGACATCCGTATACCAACTGGTTGGGACACTTAAGTCAAAAAGATTTAACTCTTGTAAATGAAGCCATAAAACAAGTTGGATTACTACAGAACCAACATAGAATCTGCGATGCTCTAAGTGACGGACAGTTTCAAAAAGTTTTAATTGCCAGAGCTTTGGCTCAAAATACACCTCTAATTTTGATGGATGAACCTACAACTCACCTAGACATGTATCATAAAGCTTATGTGTTGCAACTTCTAAAATCGATAGTGAAACGCTCTCAGAAAAGCATTCTTTTTGCTTCTCATGAAATCAATTTAGCGCTCCAACTATGCGACAAGATTGTTCTTATCGATCAAGGGAAAGTCACTTATGGAGCTCCTTCAGAATTAATTCAAAAAGGAACATTCAATTCTCTATTTCCAAAAGATTTAATTGTTTTTGATGAAGTAAGTCAAAGCTTTCGAATGAAAATCAATACAGATTAA